From the genome of Thiomicrorhabdus indica:
ATCTTCTTTAGCATTGGATGAATAGGTATGATCTGGATTAATTTCTAGGTCGGCATTCGTGTCACCATCTGTGTCCGTTGATAAATCATTGGCACCTGAATTATTAGGCGTTGTCACTTCGGCTACTGGAGTGACTTTAATGTTTAAGGTGTGGTTAAACGTATCCGTATCCGTTTGCAGAACACTGTTTACTGTTTGCACATCTTGAACCGTGACATCCACAGACAAATCAATATCCGCACTGCTGTGTGCAGGAGGAGTGACGGAATAGTTCTGGACATTTGCCAAGCCAACATTTGCCACATCAATCGTTGCGTCATCGGTTCCGTTACCGGTTATCAGAGTTACGCCATTGTGATCTTTTAAAACCCAACCGGCCGGTAAATCATTAATCACAATTTGAGTAATGCTTTCAGTCCCTGCGGTTGTATCGGTTGTATTCAAGCCAGCAAACAATTTAACAGCAGTATCTTCAGTCGTTTCAACATTTGGCAGAGTGACGTCATCCGCAATTGGGTTAACAAAAACATCCAATGTAATGACATCACTGGTTTCTGTTTCGGTGACCGTTGAATCGGTATCGTTATCTAAAGCAATTAATTTGATGGAAATCGTGCTTAAATCGCCTGAAAAGTTTTCAGGCGGGTCGAGGCGAATGTATGGATCATCGCTGCTGAAATCAAAAATTTGAGGAGTTGTTGAAATGGTTTTCGTCCCAACCCCTTCAACGGTAATTTTTACACCATCATTGGCAAGACTCGAAATTTCAAATTTAAAGTTTTCAGAACCATCAATATCCCCGTAACGTTCCAAGATGATGTCTTTTAAATTGACATAAGAGCGGCCGTCATTGGTGTCTTCGTTAATGGTCAAATTAATGTGGTCGTTATGCCCATCAGAGCCTGCTGAACCATCTGCTAATTGCTTATCTTCCAAGGTTACGCTGGTATCGACTGTATTCACAACTGCTAGATCAATTGTGACGGGATCAGTCATTGCTTGTAGATCCACCGTTACGTTTTGTGTGCTAGTTGTGGAAATGACGTCTGGCGATAGCAAAGCGCCCGCATCGGTGACTTCATGTGATTCTGTGGTAACCGTAAAGTCGACATTGTGATGCGAGTCTTCAATGGGTGAAATGGCTAGTTGAGCATACTCGGCTTGAGTTAATTGGATTGCATCGGTGTTATCTAAATCCGTTGGATGGAAGTCGCCATCGGTAATATATATGCTAAATGAATTACCGTCATTCCCAGTTCCTAAGGTGAATAAGGTGGTATCTAAAGTGCCATTCCCATCCGTATCCAAACCGACTAAATACCCATCATTGGTTCCATCGGCATTATCAAACACAAAGTCCAACAAACCTTGGCGTTCAATTGAATCATAAGTTGTGGTGCCGGTTGTTGTTTCATCGGATGCATCAACAACTGTTGATAGAGTTAAACCTAGACCTATCGCGAAGTTTGTCTGAGTGTGTGTTGGGCTATCATTCGTGTTGCTGTTGTCTTCAACCGCAACAATCGCATCGTTACCTGTTTTATCGGCTTGCATGGTAACGCCATCAGCAACCGGTAACACATTAACGGTCACAGTTGCTGAAGCTGTATCGTTATCGCGGTCAGAGACCGAATAATCAAAAGAAGCTTGACCGCTAAAATGTGTTTCGGGAGTGAAGGTCACTGTTCCATTGCCATGGTTGGTGACAGAACCGATTAAATCATTGCCATCCGCATCATAAATATCAATGCTGTTACCACTGGCAACTGTTGATGGACCATCTTTGTTGTTGTCAATTTCTATTTCACCATTGGCGAAAGGTTCAGCACTGATCACAATTAATTTGTCGTTATCTTCATTGACACTGACTGTTTGATTGCTACCGGCCGGTAGAGAATCATTGACTGTTACTGTGAAATTTTGCACGGCACTTTCGTTGGTATTGCCATTGGTACCAGTGACTTTATAACCAAAGGTCAAGCTAAGTGTGTCGTCACTGGTTGCTGGGTCATTTGCATTATCGGCAATTGGATGGTCAATATTCTGATATTGCGTATAGGTGTAGCCATCATCTGAACCATCATCATTGGTATTCTTTGAAAGAACAATATCAAAGACTTTGTCGGCATCTGTTCTGCCAGCGCCCTTATAGGCGGTAAAAGTACTGCCATTAGTCACATATTGAAGTGCAACACCGCCCGATGAAAGTTCGTTTATTCCACCGGCCGGAATCGAAAGGTTGGAATCATTTTCTGAATTGAGAACCAATGAGTCTTCAAAAGTAAATGTGTATTCATTGTTTTCAAACCCAGTGGAAATGTTGAGTAATGTTGGATTGCCACTTGAGCTATTGCCGTCTGGATCAGCGACTCCACCATTGTCATGAAGGGTTCCCGTCAAAGAACTATCTGCATCCGTGGCATCAAAATTGTCTTCATCAACATAAGCACTGTCAGGCGTTCCGATCGTCATGCCATTGGTAATGGTACCTGTGACCGACATTGGATTACCTTCATAAGGTGTGTTGCCATCTTTTGCGGTCACAATATTTTCAAAGGTGCCATTTGCCTGAGTAATGGTATCGATGGTAATCGTATACGATTCATCGTTTTCATTTAGGAAATCGATGATTGAATCATTTGTGAAGGTGACTTCAGAGTTGTTGCCATTTCCGATTAGTTGAACTGAGGTTGTCGCAGTGTAGTCTTCGTGATCCCCATTATCATTTTGATTTAAAGCACCATTATTTTGAGCTGGGGTATAAGTCAAGGTAACCGTAATCGTTTCACCGGCCGGTACATTAACAGGGGTACCGTCTTTGTCGACTAGCTGTAGTCGATGAGAGAGGCTATCACCTTCTTGCTCGGTATCATCGTCAAGAATTTTTACATATACCGTATCCTCAGGGCCGTATACCGGAGTAGGGTCTGGCGTGTCGTTTGGATCTTCTGGGTCGTCTGGAATGGTTGGTTCTTCAGGCGTATTCGGGTTCTCAGTATCTTGAGCAGGGTTGTCTGTAATCGTACCGGTGACAGAATTGTTTGCAGTATCTATAGCGAGATTTTCATAGGTGCCTTGGTCTTGTGTCGCAGCACTAATGGTAACGGTATATTGCTCATCGTTTTCAGCTAAGTAATCATCTAAAGCTTCATTATAGAAGGTGGTCTCACTCGTACCGCCCACAATCGTGACTTCGGTTGTCGCAACATAATCATTGTCTTCAGCATGGTCTGTTCCGCTACCAGCATAACTCAGTGAGACGGTAATGGTTTCACCGGCTTCAACGATGACTGGGTCGCCATTTGCATCCACCAATTGCACGGTATGAGAAAGGAAATTACTTTCAGCTTGGGTGTCGTTGTGAATGATTTTTACATAGACACTGTCTTCTGAACCATAGACTGGATTTGGTTCTTCAGAGTCATTTGGATCGTTTGGATCATCAGGGTCTGTTGGTTCAATCGGAGTGTCAGGGTTTTCGGTATCCTGTGAAGGATTATCATTAATGGTGCCTGTGACTTCTAGTAGGTCTCCATTTTCATCAACTTCAGGTTCAATATTCTCAAAGCTTCCTGCTTGCTGGATGACGGATGCAATGGTGATGGTGTAGCTTTCAGCACCTTCGGCAAAGTAGTCTTCCAGTGATTCATTGGTAAATGTTGTTTCGGAGGTTCCGCCAATAATTGTCACAATTTCGGTGGCTACATAGTCTGCATTTGTCACGCCATCGCCTTGTTTCAAAGCGCCAGCAACATCTGGCTTGTTGTATGTCAAAGCAACAGTAATGATTTCACCAGCAGGTACTTCGACTGGATTACCATTTTGATCAACAAGTTGTACTCTGTGAGATAACCACTCGCTTTCTGCAACCGAGTCATTATCTAAAATTCTGACATAGACTGTATCTTCAGGGCCAAATCTAGGTGTGTTATCGACAGAGTCTTCTTCATTTGGCGTGTCAGGATCGGTTGGCTCCGTCGGCTCTGGATTGCTCGGCTGTCCAGGTTCTTGGCCTTCTTCAGGGGGAGATAGATTATTACGAGCCTCATTGTCGGTAATCGTTCCGGTGACACTGATTGCATCGCTTTGTGCGCCATTAGCTAATGTATGTAGTGCGACATTTTCATAGGTATTATTCGCCTGAGAAACTGCATCAATGGTGACAGTGTATTGCTCGTCATTTTCGGCAAGATAATCATCCAAAGCTTCGTTATAGAAAGTGGTTTCGCTTGTCCCGCCAACGATTGTGACTTCGGTATCGGCTACATAATCATTGGCTTCGGCAGGGTCATCACCACTACCTGCGTAGCTCAAGGTAACGGTAATAGTTTCGCCATTTGCAACCGTTATTGGATTTCCTTCAGCATCGACTAATTGCAATGTATGGGATAAGAAATTGCTCTCAGCCTGAGTGTCATTATTAGTGATTTTGACAAAGACATTTTGCTCATTATCCAGAATGGTTGTGGTGACTGGCGCTTGGTCAATGACAACATCCTCATAGCCAGTAGTCGGTGTTGGTCGAGTGTAAGAACCTTGGTCAATTGTGACTTTATAAGTTTCTTCATTGTCGCGGATAATATCGGGAAAACTTGCTGTAGAAATCACGCTTCCGAGATTTATCGAGATTTGTGGAGAGTTATCATAATCTTCAGAGCCATCAGAAACAGTTTGCTCTTCTGCTCCTGTTGCAGAATCGCCATCAGCACCGAATGTAATATTAATGGTGCCCAGTTGACTATCTAGTTTAGTATCTGGGCTGAAAACGGTTTCGCCGGGGGTAAATGCCAATGCCATATACTTAGCATCACTGCCCTCATTTACTTGGTTCGCAAAGGTATATTCGCCTGTTTGCGGGTCTAAAATCGGCTCGCCATTTCCGTCTAGTGCAATCAACTTAATAACGACAGGTTCTGCATTTGTCTGTTCATTCGGATTATTTGGCTCGCCACCATCATTCAGGTCATTTGGATCATTGGGCGTTTCTGATTCGTTATCGATACTATTATCGGTTATGGTGGTTTCAACACCTTCTTCGCGCACTGTCACCGATGCATAGGCAGCTGGAGATGGAGATTGGTAGTTTGAAATGGTGACGTTGAAAAATTCACCGTTATCGGAAATATAATCATCCAGTGCATCGGCTGACACGCGAGTATTTAATTCAATACCTTCCAGTGTTGCTTGTTGCAGATAGTCATTTGAACCTTCGGCAGGCTCTTGATCTGAATTTCTGGTGGCTGAATTGTCTTTGAATGCAAAATCAACCGTACCCGCTTGAGTTTCAAGACGGGTATCGTCATTAAATAGAATGCTGTTTGGTGCGAAAGCCAAAGCGATATAATAAGCTGAATCGCCTTCTGGAGCCGAATTGACTTCAAGATAATTTCCTTCCTGATCTTTCAGAGGTTCACCTTGCACATTCGCTGCAACCACTTTGATGATGGTTCTTGGCGGAGGAGGTGGTTCAGTAGGTTCGGGCGTTGGCACTTCCGTAGGTGGCTCTGTTGGTTCAGGCGTTGGCTCTTCGGTTGGCACTTCCGTAGGTGGCTCTGTTGGTTCAGGCGTTGGCTCTTCGGTTGGCACTTCCGTAGGTGGCTCTGTTGGTTCAGGCGTTGGCTCTTCGGTTGGCGCTTCCGTAGGCGGTTCTGTTGGTTCAGGCGTTGGCTCTTCGGTTGGTGCCTCTGTAGGCGGTTCAGTCGGCTCAGGGGTTGGTTCGGGTGTAGGAATGACTAATTCTTCCGTTGCACGGTCTGCTTGTTCAACGTTTTCTTCAAAGTCAATTTCACGAGTATCGGTTACATAACCTGCTGTGACTTCACCCGTTTCAGCGTTACGTTCATCTTCAACCCCTTGTTGATTCGATGAACTTAATTCTTCGTCAGTGTTGTTGGATTGGTTAATGGCTTCGGCTTGTGTTTGGAAAGCGGCTTGTTGTTCAGAAGGTATTTGAATTTCAGTCCCGTCTACAGATTCAAAACGCCCCTCGACAATAGCACGTTGCAGTGAATCGAAATTTCCGACAAGTTGCTCAGGAAGTTCTTGGAAAGCTTCAACAGGAACCACATCATTGTCGATAACAAACTGAGAGTCACTACCGATTGATAGAGTATTTCCATCAACGGTTTCAATGGCGACTGTTGCGCCTTCTTGAGTAAGAACCACTTCATTCAAAAACAGTTCAGAGCCTTCGGATAGTACTCGAACCTCTTGTGTTTCCGTATCTAGAACGAGTACTTCACCTTTGATTCCGACTACTTTACCAACAACAATTGACATTTTGACCACTCCAGATAAATAAATTTGGAGGTTTATCATAACAACCAATGTCATTGAGGCTACTGTACTCAAGGACGGTTTTTAATACATAAAAGTTTAGGGTAAAGTGAATAGGTATGCTTTATAGGTTGTAATTAAATATTTTTAGCGGTTGAATTTTTAGCCAATTAAGAATTAATGAAGCCATCTATATTGCCGGAATATCTTCATTTGGATAGAGAAGTTTGGATTCATCTTGCATCTCTTCTTGAAACTCATCTACCTTTTCTTCCACCATGTCGCTACGTGCAAAACGAGCAATGTGATATAGGGCTTCCCCCTCATTAACCAACGGTAAACGCATTTGACCGATAATGATTCCACTATAGGGTGAATAAACTTCCACTTCACTCTCACCGAATGGATCAGAAATCACGCCAATTAAGGTTTTTTTCGCTTCCACGCGAACACCATCTTCGGCAAGAGATCGGAAAATTCCGCTATGAGGGGCTCGAATCCAGAAGCTACTGCGTGCAATGACAGGTTTACGAGTGGAAGTGTTTTGTCGACGTGAGGCCGGTAACATTTCTAAATGGCGCATAACATTGATAATGCCGTTGACCCCTGCTCGAATTGAGAACTCATCAAAGCGTAAAGCTTCACCGGCTTCGTAGAGTAAAATCGGAATGCCCATTTTAACCGCAGCGGCGCGTAAAGAACCGTCACGCAGGTCTGAGTTGAGCATCACCGGTGCACCAAAAGATTCCGCCATGGCTTTGACTTCTGGTGTGTTTAAGTCGGCACGAATTTGTGGGAGATTGGTTCGATTGATTGCACCGGTATGTAAATCGATACCATGCGTGGATTTTTTAACAATTTCATTCAAGAAAGTGTGTGCTAACCGGCCGGCAATACTTCCCGTTCTAGATCCCGGAAAGCTACGGTTTAAATCACGACGATCAGGAAGATAGCGTGAATGGTTAATAAAACCGTGTAAATTGACAATCGGTACCGTAATTAAGGTGCCTTTGAGTCGTTTCAAGGATTTTACCTTGAGCAGTCGGCGAATTATTTCAACACCGTTAAGCTCATCTCCGTGAATTGCAGCACTGATAAAGAGGGTTGGGCCTGCTTGACGTCCGCACCACACCTGAACTGGCATAGTAAGCTCACTATGGGTGTAGAGTTTACCAATTTGCACATTTATTGTTTTGCGCTCGCCGGGTTGGACAATTTTATCGGCAATAGTAATCGGTTGATTTTTGGTACGTTGCGTCATTTTTTACAGTCTTAGCCTTTACCACGAGTCCGTGATTGATTGCGTTTTTTGCCGACATTATTTTCAATGAATTCAATGATCATGCCGGCAATGTCTTTCGCCGTGGCGTTTTCAATGCCCTCTAAGCCTGGAGAGGAATTGACTTCCATTACCACAGGCCCATGGTTAGAACGAAGCAAGTCCACACCGCATACATTCAACCCCATGGCTTTAGCGGCATTTACCGCGGTGGCTCTTTCCGCAGCGGTGATTTTAATCAGGTTGGCTGTTCCACCTTGATGCAGGTTGGAACGGAACTCACCTTCTTTTCCTTGTCGCTTCATGGCAGCAATCACTTTGCCCCCCACCACGAAACAACGTATGTCTGCTCCTTTGGCTTCAGAGATGAACTCTTGCACCAAAATGTCGGCTTTTAGACCATTAAAGGCTTGGATAACTGAGGTTGCCGCGGATTGGGTTTCTGCAAGCACAACACCAACACCTTGTGTTCCTTCGAGTAATTTGATTACGACAGGAGCACCTCCAACGGTTTTTAGCAAGTCTTCGATATCGTCCGGTGAGTGGGCAATTCCTGTTACGGGCAACCCAATGCCTTTTCTTGATAATAATTGCATACTGCGCAGCTTATCACGAGAACGACTAATGGCAACCGACTCGTTCAGAGGGAAAACGTTCATCATTTCAAATTGGCGTAATACCGCTGTTCCATAAAACGTAACAGACGCACCAATACGTGGAATCACGGCATCAAATCCCTGTAAAACTTCACCTTTATAGTGAATTTCAGGGTTCACAGAGTTGATGTTCATATAGCAGCGCAGTGCATCAATTACTTTGACTTCATGGCCTCGGTTTTCGGCCGCTTCAACCAAGCGTTGTGTTGAGTAGAGTTCAGGGCCTCGAGATAAAATTGCGATTTTCATAATAGTCACTCTCCTTGAAAACGATATTATGGATTATAGTACGTAAACTTATTTAGCAGGGTTGGCAATTTGTCCGGTTGAACTATTGCAGCGAAACCAACCTGCAATGCTGGCTCTAGGAAGTTTGGTGGGTAAAACTTCGTGAGGAATCTGTTCGCTCAGAAAAACAACCAGTTTGCCAATAGAAGGCGTTACTGTCGTTTGAATGATTTCCTCGTTTTCATTGTATAGTACAAGTTCACCACCATTTTTTGCATCCCAGTCAGGATTTAAATAAAGAACCGTACTGACCATTCGATTGGCTTGCCCTTTAAAACTATCCAAGTGGGTTTTGTAAAAATCACCCGTTTTATAAAGTGCATAGTGCGCTTCGTATTCGAACAGACCCATAAATAGTGCGCGATTTAGCGCCTGTTGTAAGTTGGTCATTATCGCTAAAAACTCAATTTGAGAGGGTGTTTCACCTGTTAGCCAACGAATTTGATCGCGACGGATGTTATTATTAATTTGTCGCTCATCACTGCGTCCAATGCCTGCTTTTTTTAACCGGCCGGTCTCTTCAGCCTCCAGTAATTCATTTAATAACGCCAAGCATAAGCTTTCAGAGATGGCACTTGGCCATTCGTACCAACCTTTTTCGACCAACTGGTCAAGCATGGTTTCAATGGCAATTGGATCTAATTTCACAGGCGTAATCTCAAATATCTTTTACAAAATAGCGCCAATCGCAGCCAAATTTTTTTGGTGAGACTGGTGGTTTGTGCATCGGTAAAAGAAAAAAATAGAAGGGTATTTTCGACAGGCGAAAAAAGTTCGCGGATTATCCTGCCAAACGATGGTTTTGGCAATAAAAAAATTGCAATTTAAATCAATTATTTTTGCAGGAATATCAAGAGGATAGGGGAGGTTAAATTTTTCTTGATTTTTTTGGAAAAAACCGAATAATACCGTCTTCCTTTTTCACACAGAAACCTTCCTCCTTGAAGGCAACAGAAAGAAAAATGGTTAACACCTCACACTTTTGTTTCCGCAAAAGAATTGGGGTCACAGCAAAGCAGCAATTGAGCGATTCTATGAGCATAGTTAACTATGTGATTAGAAGAGCGATTGCCGCGAACAGACCTGTGACTTTAATTAGGAAGCGGTGTGGCTGGGGTTGTTGCTACTAGCCTTTGTAGTGATAACTAATAATTAATCATTCATCCATTTATTATTTATCAAATTAATGTTTCAAGCTTTAGGTTAAGTCTGCGGCACTTTAGGTGTTGGTGGTTGCCTCCTCGCTGAAAATGGGTGTTTAAATAAAGGTATTCTATTCATGTCTCCACATGCTGAAAATATTTTGGTCACCAGTAATGACCATTTTGAAGTCATCGAAAAAACCACGGTCATCGATGATACTTGGCCAACCCATGACCAAGCGGTTGAAGATGCCACCCTTGACCATTTTATCTGTCGCGATGGCAAACAGTTTGCCGGCACTCATTTGATTATCGATCTTTGGGGTGCGAGTCATCTAGATAATCTAGAAGTGATGGAAAATGCTCTTCGTGAAGCAGTTGAAAAGGCTAAAGCGACTTTGTTACATATTCACTTGCACCATTTTACGCCAAACGGTGGGATTTCTGGGGTAGCGGTGTTAGCGGAATCTCATATTTCGGTTCACTCATGGCCAGAGCGAAACTATGCGGCGTTTGATGTATTTATGTGCGGTGATTCTGAGCCGGAAAAAGCAATTGAAGTCCTAAAAGCAGCGTTTAGTCCCACTGATGTTAAAGTCGATACGATTCTTCGTGGTGAAGTGGCTCAGGAGCAGTAATGGCAGACAAGAAAACCTATTTAGAAACTCTTTATCCTACTTGGGGACAAAATTTCGTCATGGATGAAGTATTGTTTGAAGTTGAAACCGAGCACCAGCATTTGGTTATTTTCAATAATGCACAGTGGGGCACGGTGATGGCACTGGATGGTGTTATTCAAACGACCGAAAAAGACGAGTTTGTCTATCATGAAATGATGACTCATGTCCCGATGTTAGCGCACGGTAATCCCAAGAAGGTGTTGATTATTGGCGGTGGTGATGGTGGTATTTTGCGAGAGGTCTTAAAACATCAGAATGTTGAGTTGGTCACCCAAGTGGAAATCGATCAACAGGTGATTGATATGTGCGTGAAGTATTTGCCGAATCACTCTCAAGGAGCTTACGACAACCCGAAAGCGAATATTGTGATTGCCGATGGAGTGGATTTTGTTAATGAATGCACGGAAAAGTTTGATCTGATTATTTCCGATTCAACCGATCCAATGGGGCCGGGGGAAGTACTGTTTACTTCGCGTTTTTATCAAGGTATTCAAAATTGTTTGAATGACGGTGGCGTGTTTGTGGCGCAAAATGGCGTGAGCTTTATGCAGACGGACGAAGTCACCACGACGTATAAACGTTTGAGTCCACTGTTTGCGCAAGCGAGTTTTTATTCTGGTGCTGTACCGACTTATGTGGGAGGGATTATGACTTTCGCATGGGCAACCGATAACTTAGAGTTAAAAGAGGTTTCATTAGAAACCTTGCAAGTACGCTTTAAGCAGTCTGGAATCAAAACGCGCTTCTATACTCCAGAAGTGCACAAGGGCGCATTTGCGTTACCGCAATATGTGTTAGATGCTATCGCTTAGGCAGTTGCGTGGAAGATTAGTTTTGTTGTAGAGATTTGCTGGAGTGTCACTTTTAAAAGCCTCATTGTCTAGGATGGACAATGCGGAGTTCCCATGGATGGGTTTATAACGTCTTTTAAAAGTGACACAGCAGTGAATTGATAAGCCATTGCTAAGCTTCCAATGAAAGCCTTGTTTTGAGGTGAAAAGAGTTATGGACTCTCAAGATATAATTCAGCATTTTGCTGAACAAACTCATCCAGATGAACTGGAACAATTTGACCGTGCATCGATTAAAGAGTTAATCGAGCAACACGACACTCCGTTTATGGTGTTGGATTTGGAAGAGGTTGATTACCAGTACAAATCTTTGCAGGCGGCTTTGCCAAATGTAAAACTTTTTTATGCCATAAAATCCTTGGCGCACCCGCAATTAATAAAGCGTTTGAAATCTTTAGGCAGCTATTTTGATTTAGCAACCATCGGAGAGGTGGAGCTAGTGGAATCGCTAGGCGTAAAGGGTGAACAATGTATTCATACACACCCGATTAAAAAAGACAAAGAGATTCAACGCGCTTTGGATTTTGGTTGTACACGCTTTGTGGTGGATAACGAAGAAGAGGTCAAAAAATTCTATAAATACGCCGGTCAGGTGGAGCTGATTATTCGGGTCAGCTTTCGCTCACAACAAGCGGTGGTCGATCTTTCTCGAAAATTTGGTTGTACCTTGGAAGAATTGCCTGTTTTGGTCTCGATGGCCCAAGAAAACGGTGTCACCGTTTCGGGTTTATCATTCCATGTCGGTTCACAATCGCTTTCCCCAAT
Proteins encoded in this window:
- a CDS encoding Ig-like domain-containing protein; amino-acid sequence: MSIVVGKVVGIKGEVLVLDTETQEVRVLSEGSELFLNEVVLTQEGATVAIETVDGNTLSIGSDSQFVIDNDVVPVEAFQELPEQLVGNFDSLQRAIVEGRFESVDGTEIQIPSEQQAAFQTQAEAINQSNNTDEELSSSNQQGVEDERNAETGEVTAGYVTDTREIDFEENVEQADRATEELVIPTPEPTPEPTEPPTEAPTEEPTPEPTEPPTEAPTEEPTPEPTEPPTEVPTEEPTPEPTEPPTEVPTEEPTPEPTEPPTEVPTPEPTEPPPPPRTIIKVVAANVQGEPLKDQEGNYLEVNSAPEGDSAYYIALAFAPNSILFNDDTRLETQAGTVDFAFKDNSATRNSDQEPAEGSNDYLQQATLEGIELNTRVSADALDDYISDNGEFFNVTISNYQSPSPAAYASVTVREEGVETTITDNSIDNESETPNDPNDLNDGGEPNNPNEQTNAEPVVIKLIALDGNGEPILDPQTGEYTFANQVNEGSDAKYMALAFTPGETVFSPDTKLDSQLGTINITFGADGDSATGAEEQTVSDGSEDYDNSPQISINLGSVISTASFPDIIRDNEETYKVTIDQGSYTRPTPTTGYEDVVIDQAPVTTTILDNEQNVFVKITNNDTQAESNFLSHTLQLVDAEGNPITVANGETITVTLSYAGSGDDPAEANDYVADTEVTIVGGTSETTFYNEALDDYLAENDEQYTVTIDAVSQANNTYENVALHTLANGAQSDAISVTGTITDNEARNNLSPPEEGQEPGQPSNPEPTEPTDPDTPNEEDSVDNTPRFGPEDTVYVRILDNDSVAESEWLSHRVQLVDQNGNPVEVPAGEIITVALTYNKPDVAGALKQGDGVTNADYVATEIVTIIGGTSETTFTNESLEDYFAEGAESYTITIASVIQQAGSFENIEPEVDENGDLLEVTGTINDNPSQDTENPDTPIEPTDPDDPNDPNDSEEPNPVYGSEDSVYVKIIHNDTQAESNFLSHTVQLVDANGDPVIVEAGETITVSLSYAGSGTDHAEDNDYVATTEVTIVGGTSETTFYNEALDDYLAENDEQYTVTISAATQDQGTYENLAIDTANNSVTGTITDNPAQDTENPNTPEEPTIPDDPEDPNDTPDPTPVYGPEDTVYVKILDDDTEQEGDSLSHRLQLVDKDGTPVNVPAGETITVTLTYTPAQNNGALNQNDNGDHEDYTATTSVQLIGNGNNSEVTFTNDSIIDFLNENDESYTITIDTITQANGTFENIVTAKDGNTPYEGNPMSVTGTITNGMTIGTPDSAYVDEDNFDATDADSSLTGTLHDNGGVADPDGNSSSGNPTLLNISTGFENNEYTFTFEDSLVLNSENDSNLSIPAGGINELSSGGVALQYVTNGSTFTAYKGAGRTDADKVFDIVLSKNTNDDGSDDGYTYTQYQNIDHPIADNANDPATSDDTLSLTFGYKVTGTNGNTNESAVQNFTVTVNDSLPAGSNQTVSVNEDNDKLIVISAEPFANGEIEIDNNKDGPSTVASGNSIDIYDADGNDLIGSVTNHGNGTVTFTPETHFSGQASFDYSVSDRDNDTASATVTVNVLPVADGVTMQADKTGNDAIVAVEDNSNTNDSPTHTQTNFAIGLGLTLSTVVDASDETTTGTTTYDSIERQGLLDFVFDNADGTNDGYLVGLDTDGNGTLDTTLFTLGTGNDGNSFSIYITDGDFHPTDLDNTDAIQLTQAEYAQLAISPIEDSHHNVDFTVTTESHEVTDAGALLSPDVISTTSTQNVTVDLQAMTDPVTIDLAVVNTVDTSVTLEDKQLADGSAGSDGHNDHINLTINEDTNDGRSYVNLKDIILERYGDIDGSENFKFEISSLANDGVKITVEGVGTKTISTTPQIFDFSSDDPYIRLDPPENFSGDLSTISIKLIALDNDTDSTVTETETSDVITLDVFVNPIADDVTLPNVETTEDTAVKLFAGLNTTDTTAGTESITQIVINDLPAGWVLKDHNGVTLITGNGTDDATIDVANVGLANVQNYSVTPPAHSSADIDLSVDVTVQDVQTVNSVLQTDTDTFNHTLNIKVTPVAEVTTPNNSGANDLSTDTDGDTNADLEINPDHTYSSNAKEDGNNGAMEWFNLGTDGGFNLETGWLNQDNTDLDYDSSNVTQTDSEETFALLTFMDTNDNPIAGSQYRYSEDGGNTYTSAIIDTNGQVEIPAQYLDTLQIITPDQLSGDFKILVEAKTVDHDEDNVSQTDTEISGASYLYFTVDPVADDVTVAIKQSFGKEDAGRDSNGDATDGANSIPLNVKITTDDTDGSETYTIVLSEIPDGASIYYDGTLINPDDGVVNANISATNDAGGTWSLEIAEFDNNATFNYIPVYNDNSNVNLKLAANSVDGAQSGAQITNLDINVKIQGVADTPTNDGTISVTIDDTDNQQQTYNAIVHEDTDSVTLATLFVNGTPNFSSADIAGGDGSESFFIKINLTQTQVDDGFSISGAGISQLNATTWLLNSDDFANAKINIPANYSGEVDFNLTLQTVEDDDASGNTIGDSDIETVNLSILVTPETEGTLSNSASQDEDTVQTLTFNFDNKGDATESLTALQIDTNSISLAGVKLFKNGTEITDTGLVDVDPTSDVITASIPADLDTDYTFDFQYQTSDTTNDSSKFTDVESIGNDYDDTNANWITDTYTVTVNAVTDTTTSSLGTITDIDGDGNADVSYDSGTKTVTVTDNTVFEVPIILTADDMTSEGSNGQDTDGSETIHQFVEVSGVPKGIDIVGGTYLGDITDANGNTTETGRWRVEIDEDLIIDDANGETNLIQFEVGRTSYADINQEITLEIFHQDNGSTVLSNTETFTLVIDGNNFGGTGGTIDQPMDLVVNFTPEDFIEDTDKTLDNLVSVADDAGSINDSSKYAITITNLSGASISGMNDEGGFYSLTGTGDVNAVIASLQSITLTPDSNDNINTPVDVQFDLVITTYGVNEHNSYPINDVSLPIAPVTDESTISITGGGITEDTATTFNVDLSNLADEDRNILVDGKLYIQLTDNGVTENGAGNSGTFEGVGFSLPNLTTINANVIQDDQGNSLPAGNYYVIDSNVLAGFDFDSALQIKYTPPADQYGNEISITSYALTQEDPESSSYSTMTWLTSGTVSHTVTPVNDGFAGTPSMSGNEDEIALLSLNGGTLSDSSESITGASLQDVPFGYEVYINGVKQTGQISGQDAEGNYLYDYSLNVSSIAELETVGIQRVGVENFSGTLEGVSLVITGGESGNAGTLFSGTIDVNFNPVADSLLNMTATKTFGDEYTWVAMNLNANVKDTDGSETLTASFTAASGSEALDDTALFRLNGIVLDGSQATFNSGTWTISGIAYDEIGNLEMLYHQYEDDIDVVVKTVDTASGLPTDTLNDANDSQDSFNLRLEGSTSIITGDEDNVIVAGDTGVTVDSGAGNDSITGGSGNDSIDGSAGIDTAVYSGAITDYQFSYNFGTSTLTIEGAEGTDTLTSIEKLNFNGTIYTLEIGTTGVDTIDVSGSGQYLIIAGAGNDTITADNDDYVITGDASSLTTPVQFSTLDVDDPNTAGVDEASDGVIIDGIIEGMSYKTSSGITGTTDATGSFKFNNGDTVTFSIGSIVIGTADAGDLAAGKVFLQDLANTDRTDLEDDYVQVMAVFLQTLDSEGNTAGGIQISDSAHQAFADESLNLSSMSLAQMNDLLVAHGYTPVDIETAMDHVMDMLVANTDLDEDDFVPFELQDEVIEEETLEKVIANEGTEENSDIDETVPEETTDENSLDTESAHESIDDHTETSTPETPENDVAAESSEETADEENGTSIDNDSDGTLLIEEELIIEDSIEEETETDSESDEPEADMPETSELFDTGEDQIPLPNSEGAEEPTEEVTPAPADNDATSGDDSVVIQEKEAIVIEESQTDF